One segment of Theobroma cacao cultivar B97-61/B2 chromosome 9, Criollo_cocoa_genome_V2, whole genome shotgun sequence DNA contains the following:
- the LOC18590831 gene encoding uncharacterized protein LOC18590831 isoform X3 yields MSDEGEKTCPLCEEDMDLTDQQLKPCKCGYEICVWCWHHIMDMAEKDETEGRCPACRSAYDKERIVGMAANCERLVAEINMERKMKSQKAKTKSSEGRKQLSSVRVIQRNLVYIVGLPLNLADEDLLQQREYFGQYGKVLKVSMSRTAAGVIQQFPNNTCSVYITYSKEEEAIRCIQSVHGFVLDGRPLKACFGTTKYCHAWLRNVPCSNPDCLYLHEIGSQEDSFTKDEIISAYTRVQQITGATNNMQRRAGNMLPPPLDDYCPNSSASAAKPIAKNAPNNTTVSIPKGSPPNGSSVRSIALPAGASWGMRALNHPQTAGLACSNGPSKQKSDMVSSTLPFSSAVANTNQVSTLHGDVIKKPSEEIHAMHMMGKPDLLKPLKENASLDCRTTPLEKPPSPDVVSASKSLSSQLSCPPPSNYNDQCTNIPSNVTSSTFDHAEQSFISPSEKEGNISSTDGKIQSLCSDMSALTLDRNVLNGLSSLVRPSSSASDHGSSSSPGSQGLQQRYIDHYREPLSSPAAGRAVTSPNGVCISKEQSDWRTDMQTQAVANTSSEVEEDILSFDNQRLKDPEVISRSSYVPNSPSSLHLSNHSGSHSLHRNEGLGAINLNADTLFVDNKLSESLRFHGSSVSSLSNGYPEKYISSSSIGSDIITEGSLLLPNEGKGKKMGRFLGNAGSDAAKDTGESSIISNILSLDLDTWDESLASPQNLAKLFGDTDKQPSSLKLSSSWKGQNNNQSRFSFARQEDSKYHPFDVESSFSVFGQMPRNRSSSQDFAESRDLYLNKFGISNGFSSGNFEESDNFTSSPSVFSSNKLSAVSRAQISAPPGFSVPSRAPPPGFSSHERVDHGFDTTSGIHLMDNSSLLRNSYQAPASGGIGGSGDIEFVDPAILAVGKGSLQGGLNNSGLDMRSNFPPQLGPYENEARFQLLMQRSLSPHQNLRYDVGDSFSSLSDSYGISSRLIDQSQVNNMSPFAQLSLQQSRNSHMSNGHWDGWNEVQGGNSLGVAELLRNDRLGYNKFYSSYEGSKYRMPTSGDLYNRTFGM; encoded by the exons ATGAGTGACGAGGGAGAAAAGACTTGCCCCCTTTGCGAGGAGGACATGGATTTGACTGATCAGCAACTCAAGCCTTGCAAATGTGGTTATGAG ATATGTGTTTGGTGTTGGCATCACATAATGGATATGGCTGAGAAGGATGAGACAGAGGGACGGTGCCCAGCATGTCGTAGTGCTTATGATAAAGAAAGGATTGTAGGGATGGCTGCGAATTGTGAGAG GTTGGTTGCTGAAATTAATATGGAGAGAAAGATGAAGTCACAAAAGGCAAAGACTAAATCTTCTGAAGGAAGGAAGCAACTGAGCAGTGTGCGGGTGATTCAAAGGAATCTTGTTTACATAGTTGGGTTGCCACTTAATCTGGCAGATGAAGAT CTTCTCCAGCAGCGAGAATATTTTGGTCAGTATGGGAAAGTTCTTAAAGTATCTATGTCTCGGACTGCAGCTGGTGTCATTCAGCAATTTCCAAACAATACATGTAGTGT ATATATTACTTATTCAAAAGAAGAGGAAGCAATTCGTTGTATCCAGTCTGTACATGGGTTTGTCTTGGATGGTAGACCATTAAA GGCGTGCTTTGGTACAACAAAGTATTGTCATGCATGGCTGAGAAATGTG CCTTGCAGCAATCCTGATTGTCTATATTTGCACGAGATTGGTTCTCAAGAGGATAGTTTCACAAAAGATGAGATTATATCAGCATACACAAG GGTTCAACAAATAACCGGTGCAACAAACAATATGCAACGGCGTGCTGGAAATATGTTACCTCCACCACTGGATGATTATTGCCCCAACAGTTCTGCATCTGCAGCAAAACCTATTGCTAAAAATGCTCCAAAT AATACAACAGTGAGCATTCCTAAAGGTTCTCCTCCAAATGGAAGCTCTGTTAGATCTATTGCTCTTCCTGCTGGAGCATCATG GGGAATGCGTGCCTTAAACCATCCACAAACAGCTGGTTTAGCATGTTCAAATGGACCTTCTAAGCAGAAATCTGATATGGTTAGCAGCACATTACCATTTTCATCTGCTGTGGCAAACACAAATCAGGTTTCTACATTACATGGTGATGTTATAAAGAAGCCATCTGAGGAAATTCATGCTATGCATATGATGGGTAAACCTGATTTGTTAAAacctttaaaagaaaatgccAGTTTAGATTGTCGAACTACTCCACTAGAGAAACCTCCTTCACCTGATGTAGTTTCTGCTTCTAAATCATTGAGCAGCCAGTTATCTTGTCCACCACCATCCAATTATAATGACCAGTGCACTAATATACCATCAAATGTTACAAGCTCCACCTTTGACCATGCTGAGCAGTCTTTTATTTCCCCCAGTGAAAAAGAGGGGAATATTTCCTCTACTGATGGAAAGATACAGAGCTTGTGCTCGGATATGTCAGCACTGACCTTAGATAGGAATGTCTTGAATGGACTTTCCAGTTTAGTTAGACCAAGCAGTTCAGCTTCCGATCATGGATCAAGCAGCTCACCTGGTAGTCAGGGGTTACAACAACGTTATATTGATCACTATCGAGAACCTTTAAGTTCACCAGCTGCTGGGAGAGCTGTGACATCTCCCAATGGGGTGTGTATTTCAAAAGAGCAGTCTGATTGGAGAACTGATATGCAAACTCAAGCAGTGGCAAATACAAGTTCTGAAGTAGAGGAAGACATATTGTCTTTTGATAATCAAAGACTCAAGGATCCTGAAGTCATTAGCCGTTCAAGTTATGTGCCAAATTCACCAAGTTCGCTCCATTTATCAAATCATTCTGGGTCCCATTCTTTGCATCGTAATGAAGGTTTAGGTGCCATTAATTTGAATGCTGATACTCTCTTTGTAGATAATAAACTTAGTGAGAGTCTACGTTTTCATGGATCTAGTGTTTCTTCTTTATCAAATGGATACCCTGAGAAGTACATAAGCAGTAGTAGTATTGGTTCTGATATTATCACAGAAGGCTCCCTTCTGCTTCCAAATGAAGGGAAAGGGAAGAAGATGGGAAGATTCCTTGGTAATGCTGGGAGCGATGCTGCTAAAGATACAGGAGAGAGCAGCATAATCTCAAACATATTGTCGCTAGATTTGGATACATGGGATGAGTCCCTAGCCTCACCTCAGAACTTGGCTAAGTTGTTTGGTGACACTGACAAGCAGCCCAGTTCTCTCAAATTATCTAGTTCCTGGAAAGGACAGAATAACAATCAGTCCAGATTCTCCTTTGCGAGACAGGAGGATTCTAAATATCATCCATTTGATGTTGAGTCCTCATTTAGTGTCTTTGGGCAAATGCCAAGGAACCGCTCTTCCAGCCAAGATTTTGCAGAAAGCAGGGATCTCTATCTAAATAAGTTTGGAATTTCTAATGGTTTTTCTTCCGGTAACTTTGAGGAATCTGACAATTTTACCAGCAGTCCTTCAGTTTTCTCTTCTAATAAGCTTTCTG CAGTGTCAAGAGCTCAAATTTCAGCCCCACCTGGATTCTCTGTTCCTAGCAGGGCACCACCTCCAGGCTTTTCTTCTCATGAGAGAGTAGACCATGGTTTTGACACAACATCTG gaATTCATTTGATGGACAATTCCTCCCTGTTAAGAAATTCTTATCAGGCTCCGGCAAGTGGTGGTATTGGTGGCTCTGGGGATATAGAATTTGTGGATCCAGCAATTTTGGCAGTTGGTAAGGGTAGTCTTCAGGGAGGGCTTAACAATTCAGGCTTAGACATGAGATCAAATTTTCCACCACAGTTAGGTCCCTATGAAAACGAGGCCAGATTTCAACTATTGATGCAGAGATCTCTTTCTCCTCATCAGAACCTAAGATATGATGTCGGGGATAGCTTTTCTTCTCTTAGTGACTCTTATGGAATTTCTTCCAGGCTAATCGATCAATCCCAGGTGAACAATATGTCCCCATTTGCACAGTTGTCTCTTCAACAGTCAAGGAATTCACACATGTCAAATGGTCATTGGGATGGATGGAATGAGGTTCAGGGTGGAAACAGTCTCGGTGTGGCAGAGCTCCTCAGAAATGATAGATTGGGATATAACAAGTTTTATTCCAGTTATGAAGGTTCAAAGTACAGGATGCCCACTTCGGGGGATCTGTATAACAGAACATTCGGGATGTGA
- the LOC18590831 gene encoding uncharacterized protein LOC18590831 isoform X1, with translation MSDEGEKTCPLCEEDMDLTDQQLKPCKCGYEICVWCWHHIMDMAEKDETEGRCPACRSAYDKERIVGMAANCERLVAEINMERKMKSQKAKTKSSEGRKQLSSVRVIQRNLVYIVGLPLNLADEDLLQQREYFGQYGKVLKVSMSRTAAGVIQQFPNNTCSVYITYSKEEEAIRCIQSVHGFVLDGRPLKACFGTTKYCHAWLRNVPCSNPDCLYLHEIGSQEDSFTKDEIISAYTRSRVQQITGATNNMQRRAGNMLPPPLDDYCPNSSASAAKPIAKNAPNNTTVSIPKGSPPNGSSVRSIALPAGASWGMRALNHPQTAGLACSNGPSKQKSDMVSSTLPFSSAVANTNQVSTLHGDVIKKPSEEIHAMHMMGKPDLLKPLKENASLDCRTTPLEKPPSPDVVSASKSLSSQLSCPPPSNYNDQCTNIPSNVTSSTFDHAEQSFISPSEKEGNISSTDGKIQSLCSDMSALTLDRNVLNGLSSLVRPSSSASDHGSSSSPGSQGLQQRYIDHYREPLSSPAAGRAVTSPNGVCISKEQSDWRTDMQTQAVANTSSEVEEDILSFDNQRLKDPEVISRSSYVPNSPSSLHLSNHSGSHSLHRNEGLGAINLNADTLFVDNKLSESLRFHGSSVSSLSNGYPEKYISSSSIGSDIITEGSLLLPNEGKGKKMGRFLGNAGSDAAKDTGESSIISNILSLDLDTWDESLASPQNLAKLFGDTDKQPSSLKLSSSWKGQNNNQSRFSFARQEDSKYHPFDVESSFSVFGQMPRNRSSSQDFAESRDLYLNKFGISNGFSSGNFEESDNFTSSPSVFSSNKLSAVSRAQISAPPGFSVPSRAPPPGFSSHERVDHGFDTTSGIHLMDNSSLLRNSYQAPASGGIGGSGDIEFVDPAILAVGKGSLQGGLNNSGLDMRSNFPPQLGPYENEARFQLLMQRSLSPHQNLRYDVGDSFSSLSDSYGISSRLIDQSQVNNMSPFAQLSLQQSRNSHMSNGHWDGWNEVQGGNSLGVAELLRNDRLGYNKFYSSYEGSKYRMPTSGDLYNRTFGM, from the exons ATGAGTGACGAGGGAGAAAAGACTTGCCCCCTTTGCGAGGAGGACATGGATTTGACTGATCAGCAACTCAAGCCTTGCAAATGTGGTTATGAG ATATGTGTTTGGTGTTGGCATCACATAATGGATATGGCTGAGAAGGATGAGACAGAGGGACGGTGCCCAGCATGTCGTAGTGCTTATGATAAAGAAAGGATTGTAGGGATGGCTGCGAATTGTGAGAG GTTGGTTGCTGAAATTAATATGGAGAGAAAGATGAAGTCACAAAAGGCAAAGACTAAATCTTCTGAAGGAAGGAAGCAACTGAGCAGTGTGCGGGTGATTCAAAGGAATCTTGTTTACATAGTTGGGTTGCCACTTAATCTGGCAGATGAAGAT CTTCTCCAGCAGCGAGAATATTTTGGTCAGTATGGGAAAGTTCTTAAAGTATCTATGTCTCGGACTGCAGCTGGTGTCATTCAGCAATTTCCAAACAATACATGTAGTGT ATATATTACTTATTCAAAAGAAGAGGAAGCAATTCGTTGTATCCAGTCTGTACATGGGTTTGTCTTGGATGGTAGACCATTAAA GGCGTGCTTTGGTACAACAAAGTATTGTCATGCATGGCTGAGAAATGTG CCTTGCAGCAATCCTGATTGTCTATATTTGCACGAGATTGGTTCTCAAGAGGATAGTTTCACAAAAGATGAGATTATATCAGCATACACAAG gAGTAGGGTTCAACAAATAACCGGTGCAACAAACAATATGCAACGGCGTGCTGGAAATATGTTACCTCCACCACTGGATGATTATTGCCCCAACAGTTCTGCATCTGCAGCAAAACCTATTGCTAAAAATGCTCCAAAT AATACAACAGTGAGCATTCCTAAAGGTTCTCCTCCAAATGGAAGCTCTGTTAGATCTATTGCTCTTCCTGCTGGAGCATCATG GGGAATGCGTGCCTTAAACCATCCACAAACAGCTGGTTTAGCATGTTCAAATGGACCTTCTAAGCAGAAATCTGATATGGTTAGCAGCACATTACCATTTTCATCTGCTGTGGCAAACACAAATCAGGTTTCTACATTACATGGTGATGTTATAAAGAAGCCATCTGAGGAAATTCATGCTATGCATATGATGGGTAAACCTGATTTGTTAAAacctttaaaagaaaatgccAGTTTAGATTGTCGAACTACTCCACTAGAGAAACCTCCTTCACCTGATGTAGTTTCTGCTTCTAAATCATTGAGCAGCCAGTTATCTTGTCCACCACCATCCAATTATAATGACCAGTGCACTAATATACCATCAAATGTTACAAGCTCCACCTTTGACCATGCTGAGCAGTCTTTTATTTCCCCCAGTGAAAAAGAGGGGAATATTTCCTCTACTGATGGAAAGATACAGAGCTTGTGCTCGGATATGTCAGCACTGACCTTAGATAGGAATGTCTTGAATGGACTTTCCAGTTTAGTTAGACCAAGCAGTTCAGCTTCCGATCATGGATCAAGCAGCTCACCTGGTAGTCAGGGGTTACAACAACGTTATATTGATCACTATCGAGAACCTTTAAGTTCACCAGCTGCTGGGAGAGCTGTGACATCTCCCAATGGGGTGTGTATTTCAAAAGAGCAGTCTGATTGGAGAACTGATATGCAAACTCAAGCAGTGGCAAATACAAGTTCTGAAGTAGAGGAAGACATATTGTCTTTTGATAATCAAAGACTCAAGGATCCTGAAGTCATTAGCCGTTCAAGTTATGTGCCAAATTCACCAAGTTCGCTCCATTTATCAAATCATTCTGGGTCCCATTCTTTGCATCGTAATGAAGGTTTAGGTGCCATTAATTTGAATGCTGATACTCTCTTTGTAGATAATAAACTTAGTGAGAGTCTACGTTTTCATGGATCTAGTGTTTCTTCTTTATCAAATGGATACCCTGAGAAGTACATAAGCAGTAGTAGTATTGGTTCTGATATTATCACAGAAGGCTCCCTTCTGCTTCCAAATGAAGGGAAAGGGAAGAAGATGGGAAGATTCCTTGGTAATGCTGGGAGCGATGCTGCTAAAGATACAGGAGAGAGCAGCATAATCTCAAACATATTGTCGCTAGATTTGGATACATGGGATGAGTCCCTAGCCTCACCTCAGAACTTGGCTAAGTTGTTTGGTGACACTGACAAGCAGCCCAGTTCTCTCAAATTATCTAGTTCCTGGAAAGGACAGAATAACAATCAGTCCAGATTCTCCTTTGCGAGACAGGAGGATTCTAAATATCATCCATTTGATGTTGAGTCCTCATTTAGTGTCTTTGGGCAAATGCCAAGGAACCGCTCTTCCAGCCAAGATTTTGCAGAAAGCAGGGATCTCTATCTAAATAAGTTTGGAATTTCTAATGGTTTTTCTTCCGGTAACTTTGAGGAATCTGACAATTTTACCAGCAGTCCTTCAGTTTTCTCTTCTAATAAGCTTTCTG CAGTGTCAAGAGCTCAAATTTCAGCCCCACCTGGATTCTCTGTTCCTAGCAGGGCACCACCTCCAGGCTTTTCTTCTCATGAGAGAGTAGACCATGGTTTTGACACAACATCTG gaATTCATTTGATGGACAATTCCTCCCTGTTAAGAAATTCTTATCAGGCTCCGGCAAGTGGTGGTATTGGTGGCTCTGGGGATATAGAATTTGTGGATCCAGCAATTTTGGCAGTTGGTAAGGGTAGTCTTCAGGGAGGGCTTAACAATTCAGGCTTAGACATGAGATCAAATTTTCCACCACAGTTAGGTCCCTATGAAAACGAGGCCAGATTTCAACTATTGATGCAGAGATCTCTTTCTCCTCATCAGAACCTAAGATATGATGTCGGGGATAGCTTTTCTTCTCTTAGTGACTCTTATGGAATTTCTTCCAGGCTAATCGATCAATCCCAGGTGAACAATATGTCCCCATTTGCACAGTTGTCTCTTCAACAGTCAAGGAATTCACACATGTCAAATGGTCATTGGGATGGATGGAATGAGGTTCAGGGTGGAAACAGTCTCGGTGTGGCAGAGCTCCTCAGAAATGATAGATTGGGATATAACAAGTTTTATTCCAGTTATGAAGGTTCAAAGTACAGGATGCCCACTTCGGGGGATCTGTATAACAGAACATTCGGGATGTGA
- the LOC18590831 gene encoding uncharacterized protein LOC18590831 isoform X5, translated as MSDEGEKTCPLCEEDMDLTDQQLKPCKCGYEICVWCWHHIMDMAEKDETEGRCPACRSAYDKERIVGMAANCERLVAEINMERKMKSQKAKTKSSEGRKQLSSVRVIQRNLVYIVGLPLNLADEDLLQQREYFGQYGKVLKVSMSRTAAGVIQQFPNNTCSVYITYSKEEEAIRCIQSVHGFVLDGRPLKACFGTTKYCHAWLRNVPCSNPDCLYLHEIGSQEDSFTKDEIISAYTRVQQITGATNNMQRRAGNMLPPPLDDYCPNSSASAAKPIAKNAPNNTTVSIPKGSPPNGSSVRSIALPAGASWGMRALNHPQTAGLACSNGPSKQKSDMVSSTLPFSSAVANTNQVSTLHGDVIKKPSEEIHAMHMMGKPDLLKPLKENASLDCRTTPLEKPPSPDVVSASKSLSSQLSCPPPSNYNDQCTNIPSNVTSSTFDHAEQSFISPSEKEGNISSTDGKIQSLCSDMSALTLDRNVLNGLSSLVRPSSSASDHGSSSSPGSQGLQQRYIDHYREPLSSPAAGRAVTSPNGVCISKEQSDWRTDMQTQAVANTSSEVEEDILSFDNQRLKDPEVISRSSYVPNSPSSLHLSNHSGSHSLHRNEGLGAINLNADTLFVDNKLSESLRFHGSSVSSLSNGYPEKYISSSSIGSDIITEGSLLLPNEGKGKKMGRFLGNAGSDAAKDTGESSIISNILSLDLDTWDESLASPQNLAKLFGDTDKQPSSLKLSSSWKGQNNNQSRFSFARQEDSKYHPFDVESSFSVFGQMPRNRSSSQDFAESRDLYLNKFGISNGFSSGNFEESDNFTSSPSVFSSNKLSVSRAQISAPPGFSVPSRAPPPGFSSHERVDHGFDTTSGIHLMDNSSLLRNSYQAPASGGIGGSGDIEFVDPAILAVGKGSLQGGLNNSGLDMRSNFPPQLGPYENEARFQLLMQRSLSPHQNLRYDVGDSFSSLSDSYGISSRLIDQSQVNNMSPFAQLSLQQSRNSHMSNGHWDGWNEVQGGNSLGVAELLRNDRLGYNKFYSSYEGSKYRMPTSGDLYNRTFGM; from the exons ATGAGTGACGAGGGAGAAAAGACTTGCCCCCTTTGCGAGGAGGACATGGATTTGACTGATCAGCAACTCAAGCCTTGCAAATGTGGTTATGAG ATATGTGTTTGGTGTTGGCATCACATAATGGATATGGCTGAGAAGGATGAGACAGAGGGACGGTGCCCAGCATGTCGTAGTGCTTATGATAAAGAAAGGATTGTAGGGATGGCTGCGAATTGTGAGAG GTTGGTTGCTGAAATTAATATGGAGAGAAAGATGAAGTCACAAAAGGCAAAGACTAAATCTTCTGAAGGAAGGAAGCAACTGAGCAGTGTGCGGGTGATTCAAAGGAATCTTGTTTACATAGTTGGGTTGCCACTTAATCTGGCAGATGAAGAT CTTCTCCAGCAGCGAGAATATTTTGGTCAGTATGGGAAAGTTCTTAAAGTATCTATGTCTCGGACTGCAGCTGGTGTCATTCAGCAATTTCCAAACAATACATGTAGTGT ATATATTACTTATTCAAAAGAAGAGGAAGCAATTCGTTGTATCCAGTCTGTACATGGGTTTGTCTTGGATGGTAGACCATTAAA GGCGTGCTTTGGTACAACAAAGTATTGTCATGCATGGCTGAGAAATGTG CCTTGCAGCAATCCTGATTGTCTATATTTGCACGAGATTGGTTCTCAAGAGGATAGTTTCACAAAAGATGAGATTATATCAGCATACACAAG GGTTCAACAAATAACCGGTGCAACAAACAATATGCAACGGCGTGCTGGAAATATGTTACCTCCACCACTGGATGATTATTGCCCCAACAGTTCTGCATCTGCAGCAAAACCTATTGCTAAAAATGCTCCAAAT AATACAACAGTGAGCATTCCTAAAGGTTCTCCTCCAAATGGAAGCTCTGTTAGATCTATTGCTCTTCCTGCTGGAGCATCATG GGGAATGCGTGCCTTAAACCATCCACAAACAGCTGGTTTAGCATGTTCAAATGGACCTTCTAAGCAGAAATCTGATATGGTTAGCAGCACATTACCATTTTCATCTGCTGTGGCAAACACAAATCAGGTTTCTACATTACATGGTGATGTTATAAAGAAGCCATCTGAGGAAATTCATGCTATGCATATGATGGGTAAACCTGATTTGTTAAAacctttaaaagaaaatgccAGTTTAGATTGTCGAACTACTCCACTAGAGAAACCTCCTTCACCTGATGTAGTTTCTGCTTCTAAATCATTGAGCAGCCAGTTATCTTGTCCACCACCATCCAATTATAATGACCAGTGCACTAATATACCATCAAATGTTACAAGCTCCACCTTTGACCATGCTGAGCAGTCTTTTATTTCCCCCAGTGAAAAAGAGGGGAATATTTCCTCTACTGATGGAAAGATACAGAGCTTGTGCTCGGATATGTCAGCACTGACCTTAGATAGGAATGTCTTGAATGGACTTTCCAGTTTAGTTAGACCAAGCAGTTCAGCTTCCGATCATGGATCAAGCAGCTCACCTGGTAGTCAGGGGTTACAACAACGTTATATTGATCACTATCGAGAACCTTTAAGTTCACCAGCTGCTGGGAGAGCTGTGACATCTCCCAATGGGGTGTGTATTTCAAAAGAGCAGTCTGATTGGAGAACTGATATGCAAACTCAAGCAGTGGCAAATACAAGTTCTGAAGTAGAGGAAGACATATTGTCTTTTGATAATCAAAGACTCAAGGATCCTGAAGTCATTAGCCGTTCAAGTTATGTGCCAAATTCACCAAGTTCGCTCCATTTATCAAATCATTCTGGGTCCCATTCTTTGCATCGTAATGAAGGTTTAGGTGCCATTAATTTGAATGCTGATACTCTCTTTGTAGATAATAAACTTAGTGAGAGTCTACGTTTTCATGGATCTAGTGTTTCTTCTTTATCAAATGGATACCCTGAGAAGTACATAAGCAGTAGTAGTATTGGTTCTGATATTATCACAGAAGGCTCCCTTCTGCTTCCAAATGAAGGGAAAGGGAAGAAGATGGGAAGATTCCTTGGTAATGCTGGGAGCGATGCTGCTAAAGATACAGGAGAGAGCAGCATAATCTCAAACATATTGTCGCTAGATTTGGATACATGGGATGAGTCCCTAGCCTCACCTCAGAACTTGGCTAAGTTGTTTGGTGACACTGACAAGCAGCCCAGTTCTCTCAAATTATCTAGTTCCTGGAAAGGACAGAATAACAATCAGTCCAGATTCTCCTTTGCGAGACAGGAGGATTCTAAATATCATCCATTTGATGTTGAGTCCTCATTTAGTGTCTTTGGGCAAATGCCAAGGAACCGCTCTTCCAGCCAAGATTTTGCAGAAAGCAGGGATCTCTATCTAAATAAGTTTGGAATTTCTAATGGTTTTTCTTCCGGTAACTTTGAGGAATCTGACAATTTTACCAGCAGTCCTTCAGTTTTCTCTTCTAATAAGCTTTCTG TGTCAAGAGCTCAAATTTCAGCCCCACCTGGATTCTCTGTTCCTAGCAGGGCACCACCTCCAGGCTTTTCTTCTCATGAGAGAGTAGACCATGGTTTTGACACAACATCTG gaATTCATTTGATGGACAATTCCTCCCTGTTAAGAAATTCTTATCAGGCTCCGGCAAGTGGTGGTATTGGTGGCTCTGGGGATATAGAATTTGTGGATCCAGCAATTTTGGCAGTTGGTAAGGGTAGTCTTCAGGGAGGGCTTAACAATTCAGGCTTAGACATGAGATCAAATTTTCCACCACAGTTAGGTCCCTATGAAAACGAGGCCAGATTTCAACTATTGATGCAGAGATCTCTTTCTCCTCATCAGAACCTAAGATATGATGTCGGGGATAGCTTTTCTTCTCTTAGTGACTCTTATGGAATTTCTTCCAGGCTAATCGATCAATCCCAGGTGAACAATATGTCCCCATTTGCACAGTTGTCTCTTCAACAGTCAAGGAATTCACACATGTCAAATGGTCATTGGGATGGATGGAATGAGGTTCAGGGTGGAAACAGTCTCGGTGTGGCAGAGCTCCTCAGAAATGATAGATTGGGATATAACAAGTTTTATTCCAGTTATGAAGGTTCAAAGTACAGGATGCCCACTTCGGGGGATCTGTATAACAGAACATTCGGGATGTGA